Proteins encoded in a region of the Zea mays cultivar B73 chromosome 2, Zm-B73-REFERENCE-NAM-5.0, whole genome shotgun sequence genome:
- the LOC103648021 gene encoding uncharacterized protein isoform X1, protein MVNSRKGGIIDLPANNRRRKIVNQPQPEMNPSPNPPPAGVDLVAATQMQLLQQMANTMIEMAQMRQECQEMRQELQEMRQELRQERLERQQQQPLPPPPPAPPRDKHREFMSHKPPTFSNSPDPLQADDWLKTVDKMLNIAQCTDQEKVLYASGRLTGPAADWWDSYCAAHAAANTITWAEFSTQFRNYHIPASLMKIKKKEFLSLKQGNMTVSEYHDKFIQLSRYAPDEVADDERKQEQFMEGLIGPLQYQLVSHTFSSFQRLLDKAIAVEHKRVQLGEMKRKTITQGQGSSSVRRRYVPPQGTPARPGGGQQSYQRPAQQTPQATPQTPHTRQDAPTVTPARPTGQGTATDTICFKCGEIGHYANVCPKRNPNTPARGNSQVKQTQTLGSNRGYSIAKVNQINVEATEDGPNIVIGEEQVVQEEVYNEEYELI, encoded by the exons ATGGTCAATAGCAGGAAGGGAGGCATAATCGATCTACCTGCCAATAACCGTCGCAGGAAGATTGTTAACCAACCTCAACCAGAGATGAATCCTTCACCGAACCCTCCACCGGCTGGAGTAGATCTAGTAGCTGCCACTCAGATGCAACTGCTGCAACAAATGGCAAACACCATGATAGAAATGGCTCAGATGCGACAAGAATGtcaggagatgcgccaggagTTGCAGGAAATGCGACAGGAACTCCGGCAGGAACGACTGGAACGGCAGCAACAAcaaccactacctccaccaccaccagctccaccccgggacaagcaccgggaattcatgagtcacaagccacctaCATTCTCCAACTCTCCAGATCCTCTTCAggctgatgactggctaaagacaGTAGATAAAATGCTCAACATTGCTCAATGTACTGATCAGGAGAAAGTGCTCTATGCGTCGGGTCGTCTCACTGGCcccgctgctgattggtgggactcTTACTGTGCTGCCCATGCTGCTGCCAACACTAtcacctgggcagaattctcTACACAATTCAGGAACTATCATATTCCTGCAAGCTTGATGAAAATTAAAAAGAAGGAATTCTTGTCACTTAAGCAAGGCAACATGACAGTTAGTGAATACCATGATAAATTCATTCAGCTGTCAAGGTATGCTCCCGACGAGGTTGCTGATGATGAAAGGAAGCAGGAGCAGTTCATGGAGGGACTCATTGGGCCACTCCAGTACCAGCTGGTATCTCACACCTTCTCATCTTTCCAGAGGCTTCTGGACAAGGCTATAGCTGTTGAACACAAACGTGTTCAGCTAGGCGAGATGAAAAGGAAGACTATTACCCAGGGACAGGGGAGCAGTAGCGTCCGCCGTCGCTATgttccaccccagggtacaccagctcgtccTGGAGGAGGGCAACAGTCCTACCAGCGACCTGCTCAGCAGACACCACAGGCGACACCGCAGACTCCGCATACTCGTCAGGATGCCCCCACTGTCACCCCGGCGAGACCTACAGGACAGGGCACTGCTACAGACACCATATGCTTCAAGTGTGGCGAGATTGGTCACTATGCTAATGTTTGTCCGAAGAGGAACCCCAACACACCGGCTCGTGGTAATTCTCAAGTCAAGCAGACACAGACTCTAGGAAGCAACCGTGGCTATAGCATCGCTAAGGTTAATCAAATCAATGTTGAAGCTACTGAGGATGGTCCTAACATCGTCATTG gtgaagagcaggtagtcCAAGAGGAAGTCTACAACGAGGAGtacgagcttatctag
- the LOC103648021 gene encoding uncharacterized protein isoform X2 — MNPSPNPPPAGVDLVAATQMQLLQQMANTMIEMAQMRQECQEMRQELQEMRQELRQERLERQQQQPLPPPPPAPPRDKHREFMSHKPPTFSNSPDPLQADDWLKTVDKMLNIAQCTDQEKVLYASGRLTGPAADWWDSYCAAHAAANTITWAEFSTQFRNYHIPASLMKIKKKEFLSLKQGNMTVSEYHDKFIQLSRYAPDEVADDERKQEQFMEGLIGPLQYQLVSHTFSSFQRLLDKAIAVEHKRVQLGEMKRKTITQGQGSSSVRRRYVPPQGTPARPGGGQQSYQRPAQQTPQATPQTPHTRQDAPTVTPARPTGQGTATDTICFKCGEIGHYANVCPKRNPNTPARGNSQVKQTQTLGSNRGYSIAKVNQINVEATEDGPNIVIGEEQVVQEEVYNEEYELI, encoded by the exons ATGAATCCTTCACCGAACCCTCCACCGGCTGGAGTAGATCTAGTAGCTGCCACTCAGATGCAACTGCTGCAACAAATGGCAAACACCATGATAGAAATGGCTCAGATGCGACAAGAATGtcaggagatgcgccaggagTTGCAGGAAATGCGACAGGAACTCCGGCAGGAACGACTGGAACGGCAGCAACAAcaaccactacctccaccaccaccagctccaccccgggacaagcaccgggaattcatgagtcacaagccacctaCATTCTCCAACTCTCCAGATCCTCTTCAggctgatgactggctaaagacaGTAGATAAAATGCTCAACATTGCTCAATGTACTGATCAGGAGAAAGTGCTCTATGCGTCGGGTCGTCTCACTGGCcccgctgctgattggtgggactcTTACTGTGCTGCCCATGCTGCTGCCAACACTAtcacctgggcagaattctcTACACAATTCAGGAACTATCATATTCCTGCAAGCTTGATGAAAATTAAAAAGAAGGAATTCTTGTCACTTAAGCAAGGCAACATGACAGTTAGTGAATACCATGATAAATTCATTCAGCTGTCAAGGTATGCTCCCGACGAGGTTGCTGATGATGAAAGGAAGCAGGAGCAGTTCATGGAGGGACTCATTGGGCCACTCCAGTACCAGCTGGTATCTCACACCTTCTCATCTTTCCAGAGGCTTCTGGACAAGGCTATAGCTGTTGAACACAAACGTGTTCAGCTAGGCGAGATGAAAAGGAAGACTATTACCCAGGGACAGGGGAGCAGTAGCGTCCGCCGTCGCTATgttccaccccagggtacaccagctcgtccTGGAGGAGGGCAACAGTCCTACCAGCGACCTGCTCAGCAGACACCACAGGCGACACCGCAGACTCCGCATACTCGTCAGGATGCCCCCACTGTCACCCCGGCGAGACCTACAGGACAGGGCACTGCTACAGACACCATATGCTTCAAGTGTGGCGAGATTGGTCACTATGCTAATGTTTGTCCGAAGAGGAACCCCAACACACCGGCTCGTGGTAATTCTCAAGTCAAGCAGACACAGACTCTAGGAAGCAACCGTGGCTATAGCATCGCTAAGGTTAATCAAATCAATGTTGAAGCTACTGAGGATGGTCCTAACATCGTCATTG gtgaagagcaggtagtcCAAGAGGAAGTCTACAACGAGGAGtacgagcttatctag